The Acetivibrio saccincola genome window below encodes:
- the yihA gene encoding ribosome biogenesis GTP-binding protein YihA/YsxC gives MSLNINNAKFEVSAVKPSQYPVSDLPEVTFVGRSNVGKSSLINSLLNRKNLAKVAATPGKTQVINFYNIDNKLYFVDLPGYGYAKVSKGVQASWAKFIETYLVKREQLKLIVMLVDIRHSPTSHDKLMHDWILSMELPYLVVATKKDKVPRSKIKPRLADIAKELNLDASNKLIPYSSETRQGRDELWDEIKKCLDMEG, from the coding sequence ATGAGTTTAAATATAAATAATGCAAAATTCGAAGTATCGGCGGTTAAGCCTTCCCAGTATCCTGTTAGTGATTTGCCTGAAGTGACCTTTGTGGGAAGGTCTAATGTAGGTAAATCCTCTTTGATTAATTCTCTTTTAAACAGGAAAAATTTGGCAAAAGTTGCAGCTACACCTGGAAAAACGCAGGTGATAAATTTTTACAATATAGATAATAAACTGTATTTTGTGGACCTTCCCGGGTACGGGTATGCAAAAGTGTCAAAAGGGGTACAGGCTTCCTGGGCAAAATTTATTGAAACTTATTTAGTAAAAAGGGAGCAGCTAAAATTAATAGTTATGCTTGTTGATATAAGACATTCTCCAACTTCCCATGACAAATTAATGCATGACTGGATTTTAAGTATGGAGCTTCCATACTTAGTGGTTGCAACTAAGAAGGACAAAGTACCCCGTTCTAAAATAAAGCCAAGATTGGCTGATATAGCTAAAGAGCTAAATCTTGATGCTTCTAATAAATTAATTCCCTATTCCTCAGAGACAAGACAGGGAAGGGATGAATTGTGGGATGAAATTAAAAAGTGTTTGGATATGGAAGGCTAA